The following coding sequences are from one Leptospira mayottensis 200901116 window:
- a CDS encoding LIC_11904 family protein, whose amino-acid sequence MHCKNQEGDRNFRATSLQILSLFSQNSSPINRLEGNNSKSTNLQSSQLVSKFQLNPEIFENVGFLYTRNLNFPELRRIQDFSVVHLNDSIRDTNLSQTDVNLFILDSPKGNIIYSNSNQSIRYFHDDRIENYKQIYVLPNGKILFISSDNFLDLCYTYNATGNVTFTPNCIKTNIGAYSIFEFKPDNEEVILLDHQKQLKRFNTINNSLTALNINPQPTEVFSLAYNNGFLGVLENKGTKLTLFSEGNGRFNFTNSLEDFSFVTQKGARYNAPQFLGIAVNSSGVIYATCPSEDAIYSFNGDLRITDVYEFLPEIRPYKKIISPHKILISKRNEYLYVSNRSALEILKDSANNPSEDFQWILPVQSDSIENAFKSLVNSGGYDPNKSIFDQPGIKEIVQSWKGNL is encoded by the coding sequence ATACATTGTAAGAATCAAGAAGGGGATCGAAATTTCCGCGCTACTTCACTTCAAATATTGAGCCTCTTTTCTCAAAATAGCTCTCCGATAAACCGTCTTGAAGGGAATAACAGTAAATCAACAAACCTACAGAGTTCTCAGTTAGTTTCAAAATTCCAACTCAACCCAGAAATTTTCGAAAACGTAGGTTTCCTTTACACCCGAAACTTGAATTTCCCCGAATTACGTAGGATTCAGGACTTTTCCGTGGTTCATCTAAACGATTCCATTCGCGATACGAATCTTTCACAGACTGATGTGAATCTTTTCATCTTAGATTCGCCAAAAGGGAACATTATTTACTCCAATTCAAACCAAAGCATTCGATATTTTCATGACGATCGTATCGAAAACTATAAGCAAATTTATGTTCTTCCTAACGGAAAAATCCTCTTCATTTCCTCTGATAACTTTTTAGATCTGTGTTACACATACAATGCAACTGGTAACGTTACCTTCACTCCGAACTGTATCAAAACAAACATAGGCGCTTATTCAATTTTTGAGTTTAAGCCCGATAACGAGGAAGTGATTTTATTGGATCACCAAAAACAATTAAAGAGATTCAATACAATCAATAATTCTTTAACCGCTTTGAATATAAATCCGCAACCGACAGAAGTGTTTTCCTTAGCCTATAATAACGGTTTCCTAGGTGTTTTAGAAAATAAAGGAACCAAATTAACTTTATTCTCCGAAGGAAACGGACGATTCAACTTCACAAATTCTCTGGAAGACTTTTCTTTTGTCACACAAAAAGGAGCCAGGTACAACGCCCCTCAATTTTTAGGTATTGCAGTCAATTCAAGCGGCGTCATTTACGCAACTTGTCCTTCTGAAGACGCAATTTACTCATTTAACGGAGATTTAAGAATCACCGACGTATATGAATTTCTCCCCGAGATCAGACCTTATAAAAAGATAATCAGCCCCCATAAGATTCTAATCTCAAAAAGGAATGAATACCTTTATGTTTCAAATCGATCTGCCTTAGAAATTCTGAAAGACTCTGCAAATAATCCAAGTGAAGACTTTCAATGGATTTTACCGGTTCAATCGGATTCCATTGAAAATGCATTTAAGAGTTTAGTAAACTCAGGCGGGTATGATCCGAACAAAAGTATTTTCGATCAACCTGGTATAAAAGAAATCGTTCAATCTTGGAAGGGGAATTTGTGA
- a CDS encoding Ig domain-containing protein: protein MEGEFVKKSYFPKLLLITAIIGLGYSYYNCKISKEQLKSILIGTCTFWPADWGVKPPVCAFVSQTAISLRSPACKGCEYGFTFGYCKDDEIGYGSPYGYSSHWEIDPNGKYCGKTVQLPNGSMGCMDVSTCVKSDGGIAQNYHNSEYINDTNFIPLPPILKALSPSNTTRIYQSSPIQIQFDKSTQSDSFTFSGPIGSSIGNRFQINRADLFNDRLVIPGQSNRAVGVGRTLSVKGLDIDGKEIDITLVYSVQQDGVPMDPSTSTCQPECQVNWLNSYSIQFSASGGFSPYQWYIAGDPNAYPPGVNLSTSGLLTGPATANFLGLYPFSVIVIDATGNMQVFPVVINSIDEIAACFFAGICG from the coding sequence TTGGAAGGGGAATTTGTGAAAAAGAGCTATTTTCCGAAACTATTGTTAATCACTGCAATCATTGGCTTAGGTTACAGTTATTACAATTGTAAAATCAGCAAAGAACAATTAAAAAGCATTTTAATTGGAACGTGCACGTTTTGGCCTGCAGATTGGGGTGTCAAACCTCCAGTGTGTGCATTTGTGAGTCAAACGGCTATAAGTTTGCGTAGTCCAGCTTGCAAAGGATGTGAATATGGATTTACATTTGGTTATTGCAAAGACGATGAAATCGGATATGGTTCTCCTTATGGCTATTCATCCCACTGGGAAATCGATCCGAATGGAAAATACTGTGGAAAAACGGTTCAACTTCCTAACGGTTCGATGGGCTGTATGGATGTAAGCACTTGTGTTAAATCTGATGGTGGAATAGCCCAAAATTACCATAACTCTGAATATATCAATGATACTAATTTTATTCCTCTACCCCCCATTCTGAAAGCTCTAAGTCCTTCCAATACCACGAGAATTTACCAAAGTTCTCCGATTCAAATTCAATTTGATAAATCCACTCAATCGGATTCTTTTACATTTTCTGGTCCGATTGGTTCCAGTATCGGGAATCGATTTCAGATCAATCGAGCTGATCTTTTTAACGATAGACTTGTAATCCCGGGCCAATCGAACCGAGCCGTGGGCGTAGGAAGAACGTTAAGCGTAAAAGGCTTAGATATCGATGGTAAAGAAATTGATATAACGCTCGTGTATTCCGTTCAGCAAGATGGTGTTCCAATGGACCCTTCCACTTCTACCTGCCAACCGGAATGTCAAGTGAATTGGTTGAACTCTTATTCCATACAATTCAGCGCTTCAGGAGGATTTTCACCTTATCAATGGTACATTGCCGGAGATCCGAATGCGTATCCGCCCGGAGTGAATTTATCGACTTCCGGTCTACTGACCGGACCTGCAACCGCAAATTTCTTAGGCTTGTATCCGTTCTCCGTAATCGTTATCGATGCAACCGGAAATATGCAAGTTTTTCCAGTCGTAATCAATTCCATTGATGAAATTGCGGCTTGTTTCTTTGCGGGGATTTGCGGATAA
- a CDS encoding LA_3334 family protein — MSFFKKHFGRNSMIVFVICFSDLNAAELVLKNGNSFIGSVIEETEAKTKFLWKGEEYEIPKSDISSIDRKKKGADTSYHYSSLKLKDGSVIVGVVVEESEELIVIKTNLGFINIEKQKLLETYSNLEPHPKLDRKYLSYHSKIWNNRFGFSLNLLANHSPISRSNPVSYGGSLFIEPSAFDFSGYRLSFRMDYLQSKTSEANYLFLNQFVYFNKGKVFFDNPSLNFYFNIGLGASITSFTGNGEQHSGASPSAILGFGWQGINFSSVQLRIGIDSFCTFERAGTFCATGVELGAMYLL; from the coding sequence ATGTCATTTTTCAAGAAACATTTTGGTCGGAATTCAATGATTGTATTTGTGATCTGTTTCTCGGATCTGAATGCGGCGGAATTAGTTTTAAAAAACGGAAATTCTTTTATCGGATCCGTAATTGAAGAAACGGAAGCAAAAACGAAGTTTTTATGGAAAGGCGAAGAGTATGAAATTCCCAAATCCGATATTTCTTCGATCGACAGAAAGAAAAAAGGAGCAGACACCTCTTACCACTATTCTTCCCTCAAATTAAAAGATGGAAGTGTAATTGTAGGCGTTGTAGTCGAAGAATCAGAAGAACTAATTGTCATAAAAACAAATTTAGGTTTTATTAATATTGAAAAACAGAAACTCTTAGAAACATATTCAAACCTAGAACCTCATCCGAAATTAGATCGAAAATACCTATCTTATCATAGTAAGATCTGGAACAATCGATTCGGATTCAGTCTGAATCTTCTAGCAAACCACTCTCCAATTTCCCGATCAAACCCCGTATCGTATGGAGGCTCTCTTTTTATTGAACCTTCCGCTTTCGATTTTTCCGGTTATCGGTTATCTTTTCGAATGGATTATTTACAATCTAAGACCTCGGAAGCGAATTACTTATTTCTAAATCAGTTTGTCTATTTCAACAAAGGAAAAGTGTTCTTCGATAATCCTAGTTTGAATTTTTATTTCAATATCGGATTAGGCGCCTCGATTACAAGTTTTACAGGAAATGGAGAACAACATAGCGGAGCGAGTCCCTCTGCAATTTTAGGTTTTGGATGGCAGGGAATTAATTTCAGTTCGGTTCAACTCCGAATTGGAATCGACTCGTTTTGTACATTTGAGAGAGCCGGAACATTTTGTGCGACAGGAGTCGAATTAGGAGCCATGTATTTGTTATGA
- a CDS encoding Kelch repeat-containing protein → MRYFIVTFTLFLSCGDSTLFEGSKTRKNNIKSIFFLNIGPNSATLVWNCEDEMNAYVTYGRETLDKVIPSLNFGKSHILTLTGLIPQTDYVYTVSCGNNLDDITWINSFQSAVSDDPIKTRGIWLIGGIGTDGNPISQIDLYDPVENRWYPNITQMPTPRAFANIIAHKNKIYVMGGLIKSGPSFNATDRVDEYDPFLNLWKTLSPMPNTHQSGNSLSVENSIVIIAGTTSEAMQTGTLTNTVYEFSPSLGTWTKYVSNSAIFQRIDIASCNTGGSLFFAGGRRASDGSPFATSDGYIPGISSTTFIVESPLNVARHGSAAACYIPNSKDPFPSDPPAILIAGGSTSSNLIQPSSGILPTNSFEYSQINPSAFNSYANLPSDLYYPSMEISYDRRSAFVFGGETSLGSLSDGVFSLDLSTPATSQWQSVNSKMPLPRYGHKSIILSH, encoded by the coding sequence ATGAGATACTTTATTGTTACGTTCACGTTATTCTTATCGTGTGGAGATTCTACTTTATTTGAGGGAAGTAAAACTCGCAAAAATAACATAAAAAGTATTTTCTTTCTAAACATAGGACCAAATTCAGCAACTTTAGTCTGGAATTGCGAAGACGAAATGAATGCTTACGTGACTTACGGAAGAGAAACCTTGGATAAGGTAATTCCCAGTTTAAATTTCGGAAAATCGCATATCCTCACCCTAACCGGATTGATTCCGCAAACGGATTACGTCTATACCGTTTCTTGTGGAAATAATCTCGATGATATAACTTGGATCAACAGTTTTCAATCCGCAGTGAGTGACGATCCAATCAAAACCAGAGGTATTTGGCTTATAGGCGGCATAGGAACGGACGGGAATCCAATTTCACAAATCGATTTGTATGATCCGGTGGAAAACCGATGGTACCCTAATATTACGCAAATGCCAACTCCGAGAGCTTTCGCAAATATTATTGCGCATAAAAATAAAATCTATGTCATGGGCGGTTTGATAAAGTCTGGGCCTTCTTTCAACGCTACCGATCGAGTGGATGAATATGATCCGTTTTTAAATTTATGGAAAACCCTTTCTCCGATGCCGAATACTCATCAAAGTGGCAATTCCTTATCGGTTGAAAATTCAATCGTAATTATCGCCGGAACCACATCTGAAGCGATGCAAACAGGCACATTGACAAATACTGTTTACGAATTTTCCCCTTCTTTAGGAACTTGGACAAAATACGTTTCCAATAGTGCAATCTTCCAGAGAATCGACATAGCTTCCTGTAATACCGGGGGTTCACTCTTTTTTGCCGGAGGTCGAAGGGCATCGGATGGAAGCCCGTTTGCTACTTCCGATGGATACATTCCAGGTATAAGTTCCACAACCTTTATCGTCGAAAGTCCGTTGAACGTAGCCCGACACGGATCAGCTGCTGCTTGTTATATTCCCAATTCAAAAGATCCTTTTCCATCGGATCCGCCAGCAATCTTAATAGCGGGAGGATCTACTTCATCAAATTTAATCCAACCTTCTTCCGGGATTCTACCAACGAATTCGTTCGAATATAGTCAAATCAATCCCTCCGCTTTCAATTCTTATGCTAACCTTCCATCCGATCTTTATTACCCTTCTATGGAAATTTCATACGATCGTCGAAGTGCATTTGTCTTTGGCGGCGAAACATCCTTAGGTAGTTTAAGCGACGGGGTTTTCAGCCTAGATCTTTCCACCCCCGCGACCTCTCAATGGCAATCCGTAAATTCTAAAATGCCACTTCCAAGATACGGCCATAAATCAATTATATTGAGTCATTAA
- a CDS encoding tetratricopeptide repeat protein, with the protein MKGTFVYLLILFFAFELFGEDFSEPYQNIKSYIERGNLKIAQESLSDLLKIYPDDATLQLYQNKLWIAYADSFFQKGSIDLALNYYSKVDKEWANNHHVKSQIRKCLNNLKSVSEGKNLIQRLPSRIIENTEIISPVSTIPNEGILSGLKNIKDQIRDVQWIVFSNLGILLTFIGYSVLFRKR; encoded by the coding sequence ATGAAAGGGACTTTTGTCTATTTGCTCATCCTATTTTTCGCCTTTGAACTCTTCGGAGAAGATTTTAGCGAACCGTATCAAAACATAAAGTCTTACATTGAAAGAGGAAATCTCAAAATTGCACAGGAAAGCTTGTCGGATCTTTTAAAGATTTATCCAGACGACGCGACTTTACAATTATACCAGAACAAATTGTGGATTGCTTATGCGGACAGTTTTTTTCAAAAAGGATCCATCGACTTAGCTTTGAATTATTATTCGAAAGTTGATAAGGAATGGGCAAACAATCATCACGTTAAAAGTCAGATCCGAAAATGTCTCAACAATTTAAAAAGTGTTTCAGAAGGAAAAAATCTAATACAAAGATTACCCTCAAGAATTATTGAAAATACGGAAATAATCTCCCCTGTTTCGACAATTCCTAATGAAGGAATATTAAGTGGCTTAAAAAATATTAAAGATCAAATTAGAGACGTTCAATGGATCGTTTTTTCTAACTTGGGAATTCTTTTGACATTCATAGGTTATTCTGTGCTTTTTAGAAAAAGATAA
- a CDS encoding IS5 family transposase (programmed frameshift) produces the protein MSRLGDLTNEQWDLLCDLLVEPEARDDGKGRPRVNSRSILDGILWILRTGAPWIDLPDRYPAYQTCHRRFQEWRKNGTLDKILEALLHDLEIRGKMDLSTCFIDGTFVPGKKGAYVFGKTKRGKGTKVMVIVDKNGIPISAGIESASPHESKLAEGAIIRKKVKGKIKDLVGDRAYDSDPLDEYLKKKYKVNLIAPHKSNRKKKKTQDGRKLRKYRGRWKIERTFSWLQNFRRFATRYERNDQNFYGILILACIMIVIRSF, from the exons ATGAGCCGATTAGGTGACTTAACGAACGAACAATGGGATTTGCTTTGCGATTTACTTGTAGAACCCGAAGCAAGAGATGACGGTAAAGGTCGTCCGCGTGTAAATTCAAGATCAATTTTGGACGGTATATTATGGATTCTTCGCACTGGTGCTCCGTGGATAGACCTACCTGATAGATATCCCGCATATCAAACATGCCATCGAAGATTTCAAGAATGGCGCAAAAATGGAACCCTGGATAAAATTTTAGAAGCGCTTCTTCATGACTTAGAAATAAGAGGCAAGATGGATTTAAGTACGTGTTTCATTGACGGGACTTTTGTTCCTGGAAAAAAAGGGGCCTACGTAT TTGGCAAAACTAAACGGGGAAAGGGTACAAAAGTCATGGTTATCGTCGACAAAAATGGTATTCCTATCTCCGCCGGGATTGAAAGTGCTTCGCCGCATGAAAGTAAGCTCGCGGAAGGTGCAATCATCCGCAAAAAAGTCAAAGGCAAAATCAAAGATTTAGTCGGAGATCGTGCTTACGATTCTGATCCTTTAGATGAATATCTTAAAAAGAAATATAAAGTAAATTTGATCGCTCCACACAAATCAAATCGAAAAAAGAAAAAGACACAGGATGGACGTAAGCTGCGGAAATATCGTGGAAGATGGAAAATTGAACGAACTTTTTCTTGGCTACAGAACTTCAGAAGATTTGCAACTCGATACGAACGAAACGATCAAAACTTTTATGGAATTCTGATACTCGCATGTATCATGATCGTTATTAGGAGTTTTTGA
- a CDS encoding DUF1993 domain-containing protein, producing MLYEITILQFSKMLKNLRLILEYAESKKFDVQILLNSRLAPDQFHLIKQIQTACDTAKLGVSRLTGKEAPKHDDQEKTIVELQARIQSTLDYLLTFTEKDFADSNERKIFHPRWDGKYLTGKEFAIQHAIPNFYFHITTAYSILRHNGVDIGKKNYLGEMPLKSEPQSQRTS from the coding sequence ATGCTCTACGAAATCACAATTCTTCAATTTTCCAAAATGCTCAAAAATCTAAGACTTATCCTAGAATACGCGGAATCTAAAAAGTTCGATGTGCAAATCCTATTGAACTCTAGGCTGGCTCCCGATCAGTTCCATCTCATCAAACAAATTCAAACCGCCTGCGATACGGCAAAACTGGGGGTTTCCAGGCTTACCGGAAAGGAAGCGCCAAAACACGATGATCAAGAAAAAACCATCGTGGAATTACAGGCAAGAATCCAATCCACGTTAGACTATCTTTTGACCTTTACGGAAAAGGACTTCGCCGATTCCAACGAACGAAAGATCTTCCATCCGCGCTGGGATGGAAAATATCTGACCGGAAAAGAATTCGCAATTCAACACGCGATTCCCAATTTCTACTTTCATATCACGACTGCGTATTCCATACTCCGTCACAACGGGGTTGATATCGGAAAGAAAAATTACCTCGGCGAAATGCCGCTTAAAAGTGAACCTCAATCACAGAGGACTTCTTGA
- a CDS encoding polysaccharide deacetylase family protein, with protein sequence MKQSLAILRWPIFWIGTFWITFNVCNSPFRESKTSLSSKTNPNGIPVLIYHEIVTDPQRETGETVISLQKFEEQMQYLFSKGYNPITMKDLISYIRKEKVLPDKSVVLNFDDGWKNVLNAVPVLNQYSFPASFWIIAGPKGIGNGEYLEWSDIQELAKNPRFEIGSHTYSHPWDPNDNLVTWVDNRVDGKSEKNALFELKESKRILESKLDILVDYIAWPCGWYNDKLIQLAVQSGYKAILTTEDGTNLPGGDPLKIKRVFIDGKCDLISFIKQLENPRYIVCQKSKKPTQGNSPYSH encoded by the coding sequence TTGAAACAATCTCTCGCAATTCTAAGATGGCCAATTTTTTGGATCGGAACGTTTTGGATCACATTCAATGTTTGTAATTCTCCTTTTCGGGAATCCAAAACCTCCCTTTCTTCAAAAACCAATCCGAACGGAATCCCGGTTCTTATCTACCACGAAATCGTAACCGATCCTCAAAGAGAAACCGGAGAAACCGTGATTTCTCTGCAAAAGTTCGAAGAACAGATGCAATATCTTTTTTCCAAAGGTTATAACCCGATTACGATGAAGGACCTTATTTCCTATATACGGAAAGAAAAAGTTTTACCGGACAAGTCCGTGGTTTTAAACTTCGACGACGGTTGGAAAAACGTCTTAAACGCAGTTCCAGTACTCAATCAATACTCCTTTCCAGCTTCCTTTTGGATCATAGCCGGACCGAAAGGTATCGGGAACGGAGAATATCTGGAATGGTCCGACATCCAAGAACTTGCCAAAAATCCTCGATTTGAAATTGGATCTCATACTTACAGTCATCCCTGGGATCCAAATGATAACTTGGTGACTTGGGTCGACAATCGTGTCGATGGAAAAAGTGAAAAAAATGCGCTCTTTGAATTGAAAGAATCCAAAAGAATCCTTGAGTCCAAGTTAGACATCCTTGTCGACTATATAGCTTGGCCCTGCGGCTGGTATAATGATAAACTCATACAGTTAGCAGTGCAGTCAGGTTATAAAGCGATACTTACAACGGAAGATGGAACCAATCTGCCGGGAGGAGACCCTCTGAAAATCAAACGTGTCTTTATAGATGGAAAATGTGATCTTATTTCTTTTATTAAACAATTGGAAAATCCAAGATACATCGTATGTCAAAAGTCTAAAAAACCCACACAGGGAAATTCTCCCTATTCTCATTAA
- a CDS encoding glycosyltransferase family 2 protein codes for MKNNRYYRNQIWITKIFLLLTIVACSFAGFEMIGIFWEQLLDHRPFAAIGQVAFFIIIALLTYGNFVYQFTRIGYFKRLLKHSPLSRAELEKIYKQDCPSLAILVPSYKEELDVVRETLLSAALQDYPNRRVVLLIDDPPKPKSYADFEALQNMRALPNSLQKEFNEAAYPFVQAQKEYLERKLSHKSKPLKETERLIQLYKDATFWFHNRVNSYDDLAIRKELPEHIRTFMRDFFFKEWGILHLERVSELELLWAKGGADPERIEKEYNRLAFLFCVNFSTFERKKYLNLSNLPNKAMNLNSYIALLGKRWKEREDSHGIFLEESNNTDFSFEIPETDLLVTLDADSVLLPDYILKLSRVMSSSENEKIAVVQAPYSSFPGALNVLENMAGATTDIQYQIHQGFTHFGATFWVGANAMLRYKALLDIRTVYEERGFQIHKYIQDNTVIEDTESSIDLLDANWNLYNYPERLAYSATPPDFGSLLIQRRRWANGGLIILPKLLRYVFRRPWSLIKFMEAFFRVHYLGSIAAVNIGLVILMGSPLGEGMETYWIAISSLPYFILYGMDLVRIGYKWIDLIQVYSLNLLLIPVNLAGVFMSINQAITGKQIPFSRTPKVIGRTAIPALYVVAEYSLLAQLLFGFITNYLHRNWIYSIYNLGNAFLLGYGIIKFIGLRFCWEDILLSMNKPPAEIVEKVAHLVEPRVTIDLEREP; via the coding sequence TTGAAGAATAACCGGTATTACCGGAACCAGATCTGGATCACAAAAATCTTTCTTCTCTTAACAATCGTCGCCTGCTCTTTCGCGGGTTTTGAGATGATTGGAATTTTCTGGGAACAGCTTCTCGATCATAGGCCTTTTGCAGCTATAGGACAAGTCGCGTTTTTCATCATCATCGCCCTTCTAACCTACGGTAACTTCGTCTATCAATTTACCAGAATCGGTTACTTCAAAAGACTTTTGAAACATTCCCCCCTGAGCCGGGCAGAGTTAGAAAAGATCTACAAACAGGATTGTCCTTCCTTGGCGATATTGGTTCCTTCCTACAAGGAAGAATTAGATGTAGTTCGCGAAACACTTCTTTCGGCGGCACTTCAAGATTATCCGAATCGGAGAGTTGTATTACTCATCGACGATCCTCCAAAACCGAAAAGTTATGCGGATTTTGAAGCCCTACAAAATATGAGAGCGTTACCGAATTCTCTCCAGAAGGAATTCAACGAGGCTGCCTATCCTTTTGTTCAAGCCCAGAAGGAATATCTGGAACGTAAACTTTCTCACAAATCCAAACCTTTGAAAGAAACGGAACGTTTGATTCAACTTTATAAGGATGCCACCTTTTGGTTTCACAATCGGGTGAACTCGTATGACGATCTTGCGATCCGAAAGGAACTTCCGGAACATATCCGCACTTTTATGAGGGATTTCTTTTTTAAGGAATGGGGCATACTTCATTTAGAGAGAGTTTCCGAACTGGAGTTGCTTTGGGCAAAAGGCGGGGCCGATCCAGAAAGAATCGAAAAAGAATACAATCGTCTTGCATTCTTATTTTGCGTAAATTTTTCCACTTTTGAAAGAAAGAAATACCTGAACCTTTCTAATCTTCCCAACAAAGCGATGAACTTGAACAGCTATATAGCTCTCTTGGGAAAAAGATGGAAAGAACGAGAAGATTCTCACGGAATTTTTTTGGAAGAATCCAACAATACCGATTTTTCTTTTGAAATTCCTGAGACAGATTTACTCGTTACGTTAGACGCGGATAGCGTTCTTCTTCCCGATTACATTCTGAAATTGTCCCGCGTCATGTCCTCTTCAGAAAATGAAAAAATAGCCGTGGTACAAGCTCCTTACAGTTCTTTTCCGGGAGCGCTTAACGTTTTAGAAAACATGGCCGGAGCAACCACGGACATTCAGTATCAGATTCATCAAGGGTTCACACATTTCGGAGCCACGTTCTGGGTAGGTGCAAACGCGATGCTTCGCTACAAAGCGCTTCTGGATATCAGGACCGTTTACGAAGAACGCGGTTTTCAAATTCATAAATACATTCAAGACAATACGGTCATTGAAGACACGGAATCCAGCATCGATCTTTTGGATGCAAATTGGAATCTCTATAATTATCCAGAAAGACTCGCCTACAGTGCAACTCCTCCAGACTTCGGATCTCTTTTAATTCAAAGAAGAAGATGGGCCAATGGAGGTCTTATTATTCTTCCAAAACTTCTTCGTTACGTATTTCGGCGACCTTGGAGTCTTATAAAATTCATGGAAGCTTTTTTTCGAGTCCACTATCTCGGGTCGATCGCGGCAGTGAACATAGGCCTTGTCATTCTCATGGGCAGCCCCCTAGGAGAAGGAATGGAAACATATTGGATAGCGATCTCTTCTCTTCCATATTTCATCTTATACGGGATGGACTTGGTAAGAATCGGATATAAGTGGATCGATCTAATTCAGGTTTATTCCCTCAACTTACTTTTGATTCCCGTAAACTTAGCCGGCGTTTTTATGTCGATCAACCAGGCGATTACGGGAAAACAAATTCCATTTAGTAGAACCCCGAAGGTGATCGGTAGGACTGCAATCCCTGCGCTTTACGTAGTCGCTGAATACTCTCTTTTAGCGCAATTGCTTTTCGGATTTATCACGAACTATCTGCACAGAAACTGGATCTATTCGATCTACAACTTAGGAAACGCTTTTCTCCTAGGTTATGGAATCATTAAATTTATAGGACTTCGATTCTGCTGGGAAGACATTCTGCTTTCTATGAATAAACCTCCGGCGGAGATCGTAGAAAAAGTCGCTCATTTGGTAGAACCGAGGGTTACGATTGATCTGGAAAGAGAGCCATAA